AATGAAAAGACTCCTTTCCCAGGGCGTAGTAAACGCTCGGCTCCCAGATGTTCCTCCTGCCCAGAGCCTCCTTTGTCATTAGATGTTGGTCCGTTAAAGCTGAGGAGTCACATACAGTTTATGAAGAAGTTCTGGAGATATGCTCATTCTGCCAAGacttaaaaaaattgtgtttaaacAGTATTGTAGGCTGAAGTTGAGTTTACCCTCATCTGTGGTTCCTCCCTCGACCTGTGGTTTCTCATCAGGCTTCATGTCACCTTCCTCCtttctgtttccaaaatacTTTTGTTGGAAAGGTTGGCTGGCTGAGAACAATCCCTCCATGATCACTAAGTAGTGCAGAAACATACTACATTATTTTCACagcaggaacagaaacacataaagTCTGACCACCTTATGAAGTGGTCGGGTTGTAATTTGTAAAAAGTACAATTTGTGCACcctcagaaaacaacaattttctttatcattttgatcattttgttcACAGTAGTGATAAATTTATGACAAACCTGCCTTTATGAGGACAGATTTTCTATACAATTTACAATATGAGTGCAAAAATTCAATTAGTAAGATTATTATTGTTCTCCATTTAATTCTAGTTCACACACATTAGTACCAGGTATTTACTCAGTACCAGATGCTTACCAGGTGAGTACCACAAATAGGaaaaatctgaatgttttgtaTCAATTGATTAATATAATCTCAGTGCGTTTGTTTCAAATgaaccccaattcaagatgcgTACATTTAGTCCTCTACTGGTTTAGGCTGTCCCTGGAGTCCACGGAGAAGGTAATTCATACATGAAAATCACATTAATCTGAAGCTCATTGCAAAAAATGCAAAGTACAGGGGAATACTTCTTGAAAATTGTTGTTGAATCCTTTCCCCCCAGTGCTCCAAGTCATAAtgtcaaaaacatataaaaataaataaacttaccTGTAGGAATCTATATCTTCCTGTTGGTTTTGTCCTGTGTgcacagctgctgtgtttttatgtttatagaGAAAGAACCTTCTGTGACACGCCCCCCATTAATGCAGAGCCCTGTCCAGACCCCTCCCAGCACTTTAACATCAGCTCATTTTTATGTTACAACTCCCACATTTTACATCTCATAAAATTTGTAATCAGGGTCCATAATTGGCTTCAAGTTATGCTTCATGAATGGTAAatgcaaacacataaaaaccaaGGCCAAGATGGCCGATCTCTAATATCTTCATGAAACACTCTGTGCTTCATGCTTCATCCTGATGCTCCTTCCTTATTGATTCTGCCCCTTACTTTATGTTTATTGTAAGAAATTAGTCAATTTCATATCTTCTATCAAATGAACAAAGATGAAGAGGAATGCAggaaaaaatatgaacatgttAAATGTGAAATTCACTGTATTCTTTTTCTGTGACTGCAGGGAAGGTGGTTTGAAAAGTCCTAAAATCTGGGTTTAATAAGTGTCATTTTAACCCCCCTGAGGCCCataaaggagagaaagagacagagagaggtaaagacgcccttgtaactttggatcaatttgacctgaaggccacgggagggttaagcAGAACAGTTGCAGCAATATTCTGCACGGCAAAGGATGCAGTACTCCCATAAAACCAACGGGTTAAATATAGTTTGAACCAGCAGCAGAGTTTATCCTGTCAGACAAAGACTCAGGGGTCCCATCAGGCTGGTCAGGTTTAGGTGGGACAATTCACAGCTATggtgaataaacaaacacacacagacatacacacacaaaggagCCAGCAAACAGCTGGTTGTGCTGCATGATGTTGGAAAATGTCTTGAACTGACAGATGGAAACCATAAACAGTGAGTCACTCCCATCTAAAAGGCAACACTAATAATCAGTCAAGGTATTAGGGGGATTTCCATCCCAACAAAGCAGCATGATCCCGACAGGAGGAATCCACTCCCCTTGATTTTCTACATTAATCTCTGCTTATAAAATTCAGTGAGCATCCCTGCCTCATGATGATGAAAACCCATAACTATGACACTGATATGAAGCCACAAAAAGCGCAACAAAGCTATAAAAGACTCCGGATCTCtgtagaagtattttttttctggcaagAAAACAGTGGGAAACCTGCATGACATTTTGAAGAATAGCTTATAAAAATGACTATCACCTGAAAATAATAACAGTGGAAGATCATGTTGGTTATGGATGTATCCATAGGCGGAGCAGTCAGCAAATATAACAGCAGGATAAAGAACTTAGTGATGGTAATCCTCATGCCTGTGTGCAAAGGTCAGGGAAAGATTGTGTGGAGGCCAGTGGAAAATGAgtcacacacatatacagtatacacacacagcaacacGTGAGTCGCTTATAGCTGCACCTTGTGCTGCAGAAGTGTGTGAATTTATCACTAATTGGGTGTTAAgcttctgtcattttaaagtgcGGCTGTGGATTGGCATTCAGTGCCTTAATGAAAGAATCTCACGTGTAATTAGCCCGTGAGGTTGCAGATGGTTTAGTCATGAAAGCTGAGTTTCAACAGCTGTGCCAAAGATTTTGAGCCTTAAAGCGGACACACACCGCTCCCCCGAGTTAAACGGCTGTTTTCTGATTCTCTAAAATGACCCAGAATTCCTGGACTTTCAGGGTTTAGTGAGCAGCAGATACCAGGCTGTATATGGGTTGGGGATGAGCAAGGGGCTTATACCTGCTGTATCCTCACAGAGGGACGGCCGTGTTCCTATTTCCTGGTAAACAGTTCATCCAAAGCCCACCACCAGTGTCCCAGCCCAGAGTGAAACTACTAAAGTATATGTTCTGTTCGAAGGTTCTGCtataaaactgtaatttatgaaggtttttattaatTGGTTTTCATTTGAAGAATCATAGAAGTATGTTAGATAAACTTTGTGATCACTGAATGTAGTTTGACTTGGTGCTGAGCTGTATTACAGTACATTAAACATGAATTACATTACTTTAAAGTGGGGAAATTGATACAAAGTACACTGAGGAGCAACATTACATTAGAAGAATTATATAAAACCCCAACTTTGGGTGTTGGGAACCTCACTGTGGGTTGCAAAACGCCCAGACGGGAGAAGATCTACAAAAAtcacattaactttaaaaatgactgaatgtttgtttacctcaaacagcaaaacatagAGTAAGGAGtctttgcaacttttattttgtgggtccaaagctgaaaggtttgggaaccactgatatACAagattatgaaaacaaaaaaaaacacaaatatgaacaATAATTTCAATGCGTAACTTTGCATTTTCTCAGttccttcctccttttttatttcctcaagttccagtttaaaatgttttaaataaaattagtgtCTGTTGAGTCTAGCCTAACAAAAATtcacttttaaagatttaatctTACTTGTCTGACACCATGATTTCATTGCTTCAGCTGTGTTGTAATAATGTGCCTTTAAAAAGAGCAGTTAATTGTGttgtacagatttaaaaaaattaaagaaaaattagtttgttttattttgtttattttacagtttttacataagaaaaaaaccccTTCAAACTACCGTTTAATAAAAATAGACAGATGACTGCTGCggtgaaaaataaatcagattatgCTGAGATCTTATTGGAGCATGGCAgcactttaaaataacaaaactcgACCCATTTaaacagcagagaaagaagATGAACAATCAGCTCTAATCCGAAATCCCAACACTTGTTCTAATGAGTACAAATAAATAGTAATAAATGACATGGTTTTATTATTCACAGACTTTGACATTAAACAGTCTCAGTGCTTTGATTGcctgtttttattactgttctgacaaatgattcaaataagtaaaaaagtacaaaacaacaAGCTCTAAACCTGAGATTAAATCAGACGTAGATGGTAAAATATGTCCCTGGGCGTTTACTGATAAGGGTAGGAGCAGATGAAAGGTTGAGGTGTCCAGCATGTGTAGTCATTAAACAACCCGTTtcctggatttaaaaaaaggtcaaaaatcaGGTTAAACGTTCAGGAAGTCATGGTGGGATAAACACATGTGAAAAagctcaaagttttaaaaatgtgaaagaaggaaggaaggaagtaAACCAACAGTTGTACCTAAAGCCAGCACCTCCACACAGTCCTCCACTCCTGCTGTGTCATTGGGCTCCCCTGGCAGCCAGTCATCATAAGTCCATTTGGATCCGTCCAACCAGAAAAAACGATTGCTCTGACAGGTAAGACATCCATGAGATAAATCCACATGTATCACTCCTCAGACACAGCAAATATGAGAGCCGGTTGAATGGGAAAAAGTAACTTTCCCCAGACTGAAACCACTCACATTCACATCACGTCGTCCGCCCACCCAGGTGCGCGTGTAGCCTCCGTTCTGCATCAGCATCAGGTTCATCACGTCTCTGTGGATGGAGCGGCTGGCGATGGAGGCCAAGTGACCCCCGGGAGATTGATTCTGACAAAAGAGCTTCAGGGAAACAaggaagaagaacaaaatgaaacatgggGGTCTTTTTACATCTCGCTGGTGAACACAAGAATACAACAGTACCTCAGCATCATCATACGTCTTTGATGCTTTGAAGAACTGGTAACACTTTCCTTCAATGAGCTTGCCAGAACAATAGCGCTCCCCTGTggcaaaaagacaaagttgCAGCCTCCTTTTAAACAATGTTGCTGCATTTTGAACAGGTTTACACTCGGTTGTTATGACAGATATAGGAAAGAGTACAATAAAATGCCACTCCAACATGACTTTATATaagaaaacatcagattttaaatCCTTACTCATCTAAAATTGCTCGCTGAGTGTTTAAAAAAGCATCAGGAGactctttgtaaaataataaatgtttaaaatcagtgcAGGCTTTCAACATTGTTCATATTTCTTTGTGttgaactatttttttctccctcaacCTCGTTCTGAATTGTAACGTAAGTGGTCAAAATGTGTATCTCATTGCACAGATCACACACCTTGGCCGTTTGCTTCTCCCATCAGAGCTTGTTGTCTCGCATCCAGCTGAAGAccttcatcttcctctgctGGCTCCTCGCCAAGCGGGTCTGGGAACTGTTCCTCCCCGACAAACATCTCCATCTGGGCCTCTTCGTCCAGGGGATTGTTTTCTGACAGTGGCATCATCTGCTGCTCCAGAGACGGCTCCTCGTCCAGCTCAGCTCCACCTGACATGACAGCCTGATTTGGGGCTGCTTCGTCTGTCATCTCAGGCTCCAGTTCCATGAATGGTTGCTCATCTAAAACACTGTTCCTCTTCCTCAggacctcctcttcctcctcgaccttatcctcctcttcttcctcgtcTTCCTCTGGCAACAGTTCAGCAACATAATCTTCTCTCCTCAAAGACATGTCTTCGTCTGACAGCTCCTTGTGGGTTTCCTCCTcttcgtcgtcctcctccagtGGCTCTAACTCCATCACCGGCTCATTCATGGGTTCATGTCCTTCCTCGGCCTCAAGAAGCCTTTCTTCTGTCATCATATCTGCGGGAACATCAGGTAACTCTTCAGGTTCTTCTTCCGGCTCCACCTTCACCTCTGACTCCACCTTAAAGTCTGGCTCCAGTTCTTCAGCTTCAGCCTTCACCTCTTCTTCCACCATATTGGATTCCTCCTCCTTAACCTCTGATGCCACCTTAAATTCAGGCTGGGCTTGGAGTTCTTCCTCCACCTCTGGCTCCGTTTTCTCCACCTTAACCTCTGGCTCTAGTTTGGCCCCTGGTTCTGCTTTGACCTCGGGCTTCTCTTCATCCACGCTCTCCTTCAGCTTCATCTCCACAGGAGTCCCTTTTCTCCCCAGACCGATCTGTGGGGCAGGATTCTCCACCACCACATGACCCTGCACAGGCACCAAGTCTCCCAGCAGGGGGCTCTGGTTTTCAGCTCTCACACCGGGGGGCAACACAGGCACTCCCAGAGCCACTGCAACGAGAAAAGGTTTCATTACAGTACAGTATAAGTTTCGAGTTAGCCctcattttctttatattttgctcctaggagccagactttcttgtaatcttttaataatgttttattcttcaggTGTTCTGAAGATAGTTTAAAGATTTGTCTTCCATTTTTagactttagctgctttttcacttacTTTCAGTCCAGTACCTACACATTTTCTGATTGCTTTGTTTGTTGAGCCTCTTAATGTTGACCTATAAGAGTCTATGAAAATTACCAAAGGTAACCCAGTTTGacataaaatagtgttttagcACCAACAGGATGATTCCCAAAGAGGAATTAGATGAAAACTTGTCTTATGATTAGCTTAAGGAAGATGGATCTCTCAGGCTCTGTTTcaggactttgatggatttttgCCCCCCCTGTTTCTCAAATGCACGACTTTCAGATCCTCTTCGTCTGCTGCAGAAAACCTTTTAGGtctgacagtttttctttccaaaatgcagccaaagttcaaagaaaagctttgaaagatGAATGAAGATTACAACAAAgactggctccttggaagcaaaatataaagaaattagaggTGGTTAAAACctttacacaataaaataaaatcactttaaacagtaatttaaagtgctttagaatcattttatttagttttgatcGTTTGATCTTCATTCCTCTGAGAGGATATTTGGTGAGTAATCTATTCAACTgtgtgcctttttatttttttgcaattttgcatCAGTTATTCAGGAAACAGAATGAAATCTCTTACCTGTGAGGCTGAGTGAGAGCAGCACCACCGTCTTCATCTCAATCCCTAAAACTTTATCCAGGATGGCAGAAGGTTTTCAGTCCACTCCTTGTTTGTTGTCGTCTCTCTTGGTTCTGTTTACGTCTGActgtttccttctgtttttatcgGGTTCGGCCCTTTTTTTATTCCCTGGTTCTCGATAAGTCGTAAAGCGTGACCGTGTAGCCCCTCGCCTTATCTTGTCTACATTTTCTTTAGTGTCCTCTTGGCACTAGTCCAGTCGGGATTATTGGGTGGAAAGTTCACACTGGGCCatctgaaaaaattaaaacctccTTCCTGATGCGCACGTGCTCCCTGAATCTGAATAACAAGTGCAGATTCACCTttaacaaatgcacacacaagcaCGTTTATGTGGTGTTTGAATTTCACGTCAGTCAAAGTAAATCAGACGTCTCGCAGAAAAGAAACAGGGGATTTTGTTGAAAATCAAGGAACAGTTTCtttggaacaacaaaacaaaagggacAATAATTTTGATATGAACATGCCAGGCAATAGATGACTTCCTGATAATCTGGAGCCGGACTCTGAGCTCcagactgaaaataataattaaccACCTCTCATTGGCAGTGTCGCCTCAGGTCCAAACACTTTTATTATGTTCTGAATCTTAGCTGCAACAAACACTAAAGTCCCATGTTAGGTGGTTTATTAATCAGccaaagaaaaaatgaaaaagtctgTCACTGAATCATGGATGCTAAAGGGTTTATATCCTTGAAAGTTTGCTTCAAGCAGGATCATGAGGCTCATATGAGCTCGaacatttcatttcagctctgacacaaattcataaaaacaaccTTAAATAAACCTCCTGATATTTCATCAGGAATTTAATGTTTGGTCTTAATTAcatttctgatttgtttgttgggcagttttcagtgtttgttgtatTATTGATATTAATGTGGGAATATGTTTTACTGTTAAAGGttacttataaaaataaaattgaacttttcttttctctcattgCTATCTATGTTTTCCTGTTGCTTCCTATGTTCTGTCTTCTAATGTACTGTGTCAGGTCCATTgggtttatttgtaaataaacaggTTATGGGTgaaacttctgttttctgtgaggGCGCTCCACGGTAAACAGCAGTGATTTACAATGTTTGATTAGAGTTCAAGGTGAGCCGGTTTACTGCAGCTGTGGGGGCGGAAACACAGTTTTATCGCTTTATTAATCTTGCTTCAAGGAACAAAATGAATTATTTCATAAGAAACcatttaaaagtttgaatttgaTTGAAAGAGATGAGTGTTCGATCTGTGgctttagatcaggggtctccaaatCTGGTCCTCGatggtcactatcctgcatgttttccttgtttctctgctccaacacacctgattcagtggttaaattacctcttcatgttatGCAGAAGTCtcttaatcacccattgattcaaatcaggtgtgttggagcagagaaacaaggaaaacatgcaggatggtggccctcgaggaccagggttggagaccactgttaTCCAACTATTAGAGCTTTAAATCTCATTTCCTGCTTAGCTGGAAGTCATGTTTGAAGTTTAAAGTAGATATTCTGTGTGCTTTTTGAGACAATGACCCTAGTTTGGTGCTTTTTGTTGCAGCTCAGGGTGACGAGTGCAGCTGTTTGAATGATGACCGAAGAGCCCCAGTTGTCATCAGAGTTCAGAAAGCTTTTAAAATCACCTCTTCTTAGATATTTCACATGAGGAGCTTCATGTCAGAGAGTTTGTTTACGTAAAACATGTCAAGCGGGCTCTGAGCTGCAGTccaatgcatgtgtgtgtgtgtgtgttacatgACATCAGCGTGTCCCGCTCGGAGCGAAGCAGCTGGGACTGCTGATTGTGAACAGCTGCCGCAGCTGAGATTTGGGGGAGTTAGTGTTTCACTGTCCCTCTCTTTATGTGCGCCCTCGCACACGCGTCTGTGCGGACGGCTTATCTGTGTGTCCTTGTGTGCGCATGTGGCCACAAGTGCAAGCATGTGTGCACGCGAACAAGAGCGAGCAACAATGCGGTGTTGTGCGGGCGCTGCTGGTTAGAAACCCAATAGCCAAGGACACAGgagctcagctgcagctgtcccAGCTCTGCACCTCCGCTGACACACGGACTGACACTGGCACACAGAAGACTACTTTCTGCATGCTAGGgaataaatatgaaacacaGATAAAACTAAGATAGGCCTGGCAACACACAAAAACTGCGACATGTCCACAAATGTACAGCGTTTAAAGCTAATTTAATAAGACATGAATGTGCCAATAAATTGaactttttgcactttttaaaattatttaagcAAAGACTATGAAAAAGTGGGGTTTTGAAGCTGGGATCGGAAgtaatgaataattaatatcttacctgttgtagatggagctcctcagtttggagaaatagagctGAATTCAAAGTGGATTTTCTGTCATCTTAAACTGACTTGATTCTAAATGAATTTACAGTGGTTCGTGCAGAAGCTGGTTTAtaacagtcagttttgcatcatGCGGtcatttctgcatgtttcagttTTCCTCAGCTGCATCTCATTCCAGCAATCACCCTGAATTTTGTGTTCAAACAGCCTTTTAGTTCAGCTTATtatttgctgccttgtcagcgtTTGCGTGtttgtagttttctgttttcactgagTCACCTGCTGCCTCCTGAGGCTGCAGTTTTGGGTCCTTCATGGCACCACCCAACCagatcaaactgtttttgtttttgttttttttgacgtGCAGAAACCGGAGTGAAAGGCTTTGCAGCGAATCCGTCCCCTTGCATCGTGATCGAGTGTTTTTTGGTTTCTGGGCTGTTTTGACCAATGTTTCAGCTAAACTGAACCAAAGCGAACTTAACACTGACAGCTGAGGAGAACAAGCGTGTTAATCCCTCTCCTTCACCACAGACCAAGCAACAGAGACGTGCACGCTTTCTTTTTAGGTACATCGCAGACATCCCCTTCCATTTTCCTTTACAATTAAGCCTGATGATTATTGTTTCATACACAGCTTTACCATCTCAGCTGTtgaaggcaaaagggcgatTATGGTTTTAcccatgtgtgagtgtgtttctgtcaagttagcaaaatatctcatcaaccactgaacacattttaaggtgacgctcagaaggtaatcaatggatgtgcgtctacaactgattaacttttggagcacACGGAAATGGGTAAaattcagccagtttttttcaaatattgagctaaaacctggtgtgggttgtagctgagagtcgttcaccaCACTCTGAGAGTGCatggtatttttaaagctttgagcaaaatggctaaaaatctGCCATTTCTCAGTATAAGATTATCATAagcatttttaaaggaatgctaggcctttagttgCTTATACTCAGGAGTTGCTTCTTTGAGTCTGAGTAAACTAAACCCAGACAAAAGGACTGAAATGGACAGAATATCTGCATCATGCATCACTCCACCACTGAGGATGCTTCTTTGTGTTCTTCAGTCTTCATTAATCAGCAGGTTAAactttaattaactttattaaGACAACtagaacacattttaaataagtttatcTTGTTGTACTCTATAGTCTAACATCCGACCCAGGTTAGGGCACACACACCCCTGTGTAGTgcctcctctgtgtgtgtgtgtgtttctgtcgcGTGCGCGCTTGTCTCCCTCTCGCGCCAGTTGTCAAAGCGCGAGGGAGCGCGCGCGCACTGCGCACGCTGCAGATGAAACTTTTGCAGAAGAAGGAAAAGGGGAAGCTGCGAGGGGAGGTCTGGAGTTGAAACTTCTCCCCAGAGCCGACACTTCTCCCCCCGGAGCTCAGGGCGGAACCGAACTCACCAGAACCGAACCGGGACGGAACATGATGAAGATGCTGGAGctgcttctcctcatcaccGTTTTACACAgtaagagatttttttcttctcaatttccttaatagaatttaaaaagcaaacaaactatCTTTCTACAAGATATAACAGGAAAAAACTGTCcagtgtttgggtttttaaCCATATGGGACATTTTCACGGTTTTGATGGATTTAAACTCTgctaatcttttatttatttaaacttttatgttgAGAGGACTTTTTTTAGCTGAAttacaaacagataaacttaGAACA
This genomic stretch from Kryptolebias marmoratus isolate JLee-2015 linkage group LG6, ASM164957v2, whole genome shotgun sequence harbors:
- the si:ch211-160b11.4 gene encoding FK506-binding protein 5, which produces MKTVVLLSLSLTVALGVPVLPPGVRAENQSPLLGDLVPVQGHVVVENPAPQIGLGRKGTPVEMKLKESVDEEKPEVKAEPGAKLEPEVKVEKTEPEVEEELQAQPEFKVASEVKEEESNMVEEEVKAEAEELEPDFKVESEVKVEPEEEPEELPDVPADMMTEERLLEAEEGHEPMNEPVMELEPLEEDDEEEETHKELSDEDMSLRREDYVAELLPEEDEEEEEDKVEEEEEVLRKRNSVLDEQPFMELEPEMTDEAAPNQAVMSGGAELDEEPSLEQQMMPLSENNPLDEEAQMEMFVGEEQFPDPLGEEPAEEDEGLQLDARQQALMGEANGQGERYCSGKLIEGKCYQFFKASKTYDDAELFCQNQSPGGHLASIASRSIHRDVMNLMLMQNGGYTRTWVGGRRDVNSNRFFWLDGSKWTYDDWLPGEPNDTAGVEDCVEVLALGNGLFNDYTCWTPQPFICSYPYQ